A stretch of DNA from Silvanigrella paludirubra:
ACTTGAACAACCAAAGAGATTTTCTCTTGTGAAGGAGATTTTGTGGGTTGATTATAAGATGTTGGTGAAGTTGTATTTGAATTGTTAAGTTCAGGATGAATAAGGGAGCATTTATAGGCGCCGCTGGCAACACTGGCTGTAGAGGGATTTTTGCAATCTTCAATGGCGACAATGCTTTGTTTTCTATCAAGAATTTTAATTTGTAAAGCCCATCTTGCATTTTCAAGATCCGTCATTTGAATATCTGTTCTCAATGCCATTTTTTGTCTAACAGACTGCGATAATCTGCTAGAATTACCAGAATAAATAGATGAATCTTTGGCAGAGGGAATATAAACTTTGGAAAATTCTTCTGGAATATAATTTTGTTTATTGCTGAAGCCTACTGCGCAGCTATTCAATATTAAAGAAATAATTGATATTGAAAATACAAAGTGTTTCATATTTGTTACTTTTTGAGTGAATTAATTTTTGTATTTAATCTTAAAATATTATTTATTCGCTAAGCCCAAGTAACTTTAAAAGAGTTCCTTCTTTATAAAGTTTATTGGTGTCATCAAAACCGCCTATAAATTTATCATTAATAAATATCATAGGAACAGTACGCCATCCATTATTCTCCATAGATAATTTTGCACGGAGATCGGGATCATCATCTAAGTTGATTTCTTCAAAATCTACATTTAGTTTTTTAAATAGATTTTTCGCTGCATTACAATAAGGACAAACTTTTGTGGTGTAAATTTTGACTCTATTCAAATGGGATACTCCTTTTATTAAACAATTAAACCCTATTAGAAATAAAACAGAGTTTATTGCGAATAGTAATACTAAGTGATACGTGTTGTCATCCTTTCTTGTGATTTCGGTAATTTATTTTTTAAGCTTGTGTATTTTTTTTTGAGTTGTATTATCAGGGTTTAAAATTATGCACCAAAGGGTGTGTTTTTATTTATTA
This window harbors:
- a CDS encoding glutaredoxin, whose amino-acid sequence is MNRVKIYTTKVCPYCNAAKNLFKKLNVDFEEINLDDDPDLRAKLSMENNGWRTVPMIFINDKFIGGFDDTNKLYKEGTLLKLLGLSE